In the Leishmania mexicana MHOM/GT/2001/U1103 complete genome, chromosome 31 genome, one interval contains:
- a CDS encoding cysteine peptidase, Clan CA, family C19,putative, translating into MNNSNFCFMNSMLQALMFIPPFAQLSVSVSCDAQVRQLCPTLATLGKWTLQYWKPGFTRLPMIAPMLMPRMPAGAKSSNSGAPRSAVIPTSQRILDGSVQEDAQEFLQKLLERVYEELVSLEEAFQQADASEAATESDMGSNAPAVAASSASGDDRTDARDDATTSTFQKKGWTFVKGKEKLAVREYEDAQGQSKLMASIFGGTLESHLQGKQRQRNRVSVLIEKYYCLPVDVGFAPECTVEQALERTFMTERIYDSEHEQHLKKTLRLGHLPSILFLQLRRWAVTREGELVKLDNVVRIKRTLLIPRTICGDETLGNTERTYRLLSVVCHRGDAVSRGHYVTYLVHHAATPAVLKVQSSDPGNKDTAILRSPPDTATVILCNDANISVCPAKNMEKETMYFLVYQKTS; encoded by the coding sequence ATGAATAACAGCAACTTCTGCTTCATGAATTCGATGCTGCAGGCACTCATGTTTATTCCCCCCTTTGCGCAACTGTCCGTCTCCGTCAGCTGTGATGCGCAGGTACGCCAGCTGTGCCCCACACTGGCGACTCTTGGAAAGTGGACACTTCAGTACTGGAAGCCCGGTTTCACGCGGCTACCGATGATAGCCCCAATGTTGATGCCACGCATGCCTGCGGGCGCCAAGAGCAGTAATAGCGGCGCTCCTCGGTCGGCCGTGATCCCCACGTCGCAGCGGATCCTTGACGGCTCTGTGCAGGAGGACGCGCAGGAATTTCTCCAGAAGTTGCTGGAGCGTGTGTATGAAGAGCTGGTGAGTCTCGAGGAAGCTTTTCAGCAGGCCGACGCGTCTGAGGCAGCTACGGAGAGCGATATGGGGTCGAATGCCCCTGCTGTCgcggcgagcagcgccagTGGTGATGACCGCACCGATGCTCGAGAcgacgccaccacctcgaCCTTCCAGAAGAAGGGCTGGACGTTTGTGAAGGGAAAGGAGAAGCTGGCGGTGCGGGAGTACGAGGATGCGCAAGGGCAGTCAAAACTAATGGCCAGTATCTTTGGTGGCACGCTGGAGAGCCACTTGCAGGggaagcagcgccagcgcaaCCGTGTGTCGGTGCTCATCGAGAAGTACTACTGTCTCCCCGTCGACGTTGGCTTTGCGCCCGAGTGTACGGTTGAGCAAGCTCTCGAGCGGACCTTCATGACAGAGCGCATCTATGACAGCGAGCATGAGCAGCACCTCAAGAAGACGCTCCGCCTCGGTCATCTGCCCTCTATTCTctttctgcagctgcgccgctgggcCGTGACGCGCGAGGGCGAGCTCGTGAAGCTCGACAACGTTGTGCGTATCAAGCGCACCTTGCTGATTCCCCGCACCATCTGCGGTGATGAGACCCTGGGCAACACAGAGCGAACGTACCGTCTCTTGTCAGTGGTGTGCCACCGCGGTGACGCCGTTAGTCGGGGGCACTATGTCACCTACTTGGTGCACCACGCCGCGACCCCAGCGGTCCTGAAGGTGCAGTCGAGTGATCCGGGCAACAAGGACACTGCGATCCTGCGCTCGCCGCCTGACACGGCGACAGTGATTCTCTGTAATGACGCCAACATTTCTGTGTGTCCAGCAAAGAACATGGAAAAGGAGACCATGTACTTTCTCGTCTACCAAAAGACAAGCTGA
- a CDS encoding putative RNA polymerase-like protein, with amino-acid sequence MFYKIVLQRTVNVKPADLCNTLNRSLLTFLREAVEGKPLPSPDSVASIALDYVTASKSSAVVIAVLDILNAETLQGKVLDDGSVSFRLTYEAMVLKLHRGEVLDLLVSDVDETGFWASVYGVNKLFVNRNQMGEDMKTGRSEWSFEAETAAWVSNDDRRSIKKDTMVRLRVLAETPQSERGMAVGTIGAPFLGPRVGSY; translated from the coding sequence ATGTTCTACAAGATCGTCCTTCAGCGTACGGTGAACGTAAAGCCGGCGGACCTGTGCAACACGCTGAATCGCAGTCTTCTCACCTTCCTGCGAGAGGCGGTCGAGGGaaagccgctgccgtcgccagaCAGCGTTGCTAGTATCGCACTCGACTACGTCACGGCAAGCAAgtcctcggcggtggtgatTGCCGTGCTAGATATCCTCAATGCGGAGACACTGCAAGGGAAGGTTCTCGATGACGGAAGTGTGTCCTTCCGGCTCACCTATGAGGCGATGGTGCTGAAGCTGCACCGAGGTGAGGTGCTGGACCTGCTGGTCAGCGATGTGGACGAGACAGGCTTCTGGGCGAGCGTCTATGGCGTCAATAAGCTTTTTGTGAACCGCAACCAAATGGGTGAGGACATGAAGACGGGAAGGTCGGAGTGGTCTTTTGAGGCGGAGACAGCCGCGTGGGTCAGCAACGACGATCGCCGCTCCATCAAGAAGGATACAatggtgcgcctgcgcgtgcttGCGGAAACCCCGCAATCCGAACGCGGCATGGCGGTCGGCACCATTGGTGCCCCGTTTCTGGGACCACGCGTCGGCAGCTATTAG
- a CDS encoding putative ADP-ribosylation factor GTPase activating protein 1: MAGRHYVSPEDERAFVSIFAKDPECSECFECGAPSPQWCDVMHGTFICLNCSGQHRGLGVHLSFVRSSTMDGWMKWKPEKLRQMELGGNRRARLYFEAHKVPKTPLKARYESLPALRYADMLESEALGRPFNEASWQPPAWYTRLKAAASLSGPSPTSSYPQTDPSRFAGVGSNGHPHVMPGSGGGDSEWYSALYSGWSAVSQKTAELAQHATKAVQSADVEGMRSTLAQKWAGVSATVSTYAADLQQRIAQGSARDNDDGLDRMIQNARQAQRESGVDSSAAVQRRYGHIQGSSGDGPGLGVAVQAKPVGAASLESSTVYQGRVLWQSASASSPTESATASVSSGWGSPTRASPSTALPQIQPTTSRPVNPLGGGGGGGGGSSSPPASQLTKKDEWAWDDENI, encoded by the coding sequence ATGGCTGGTCGCCACTACGTCAGCCCCGAGGATGAGCGGGCATTTGTTTCCATTTTTGCCAAGGACCCTGAGTGCAGCGAGTGTTTCGAGTGCggagccccctccccgcagTGGTGCGATGTCATGCACGGCACCTTCATTTGCCTAAACTGCAgcgggcagcaccgcggTCTCGGTGTGCATCTGTCGTTTGTCCGCAGCTCCACTATGGACGGCTGGATGAAGTGGAAGCCAGAGAAGCTGCGTCAGATGGAGCTGGGCGGCAACCGCCGCGCGCGACTGTACTTTGAGGCGCACAAAGTACCAAAGACCCCCTTGAAAGCCCGCTACGAGTCGCTCCCAGCTCTCCGCTACGCAGACATGCTCGAGTCCGAGGCGCTTGGCAGGCCTTTCAACGAGGCGTCCTGGCAGCCGCCAGCCTGGTACACGCGACTCAAAGCCGCGGCGAGCCTCTCAGGGCCGTCCCCAACGTCATCGTACCCGCAAACGGACCCAAGCCGCTTCGCCGGTGTTGGCTCGAATGGGCATCCGCACGTGATGCCgggcagcgggggcggcgacaGTGAGTGGTACTCCGCGCTCTACAGCGGATGGAGCGCCGTGTCGCAGAAAACAGCCGAATTAGCGCAGCACGCCACGAAAGCAGTTCAGAGCGCCGACGTGGAGGGGATGCGCAGCACCTTGGCGCAGAAGTGGGCGGGCGTTTCAGCCACAGTGTCCACCTACGCCGCGGACCTGCAACAGCGAATAGCGCAAGGCAGCGCCCGCGACAATGACGACGGCCTTGACCGCATGATCCAAAACGCGCGCcaggcgcagagggagagcggcgtagacagcagtgctgctgtcCAGAGGCGATACGGCCACATtcaaggcagcagcggcgacggcccTGGCTTGGGCGTCGCCGTGCAAGCGAAGCCGGTCGGTGCTGCCTCACTTGAGTCCTCGACAGTATACCAAGGGCGAGTGCTGTGGCAGAGCGCGTCTGCAAGCTCGCCAACGGAGAGCGCCACTGCCTCTGTGTCGTCTGGTTGGGGCTCACCCACTCGAGCCAGTCCCAGTACCGCACTTCCTCAAATCCAACCGACAACGAGCCGCCCCGTGAACCCGctcggtggaggaggaggtggtggtggtggtagctcctcccctcctgcaTCGCAGTTGACGAAGAAGGACGAGTGGGCTTGGGATGACGAGAACATCTAA
- a CDS encoding proteasome regulatory non-ATP-ase subunit,putative, which yields MSALGDLSITVRKVAEDVKALKAAYEAKNDDQCNTLLADIKRRIIVFPTFLNPGAGSNTRSEELSLARDYLELGVLASAHQKDLASFEVYFNQLQLYYSDIGSDELPESPQYLMLLGLNLIRLLVCSRIAEFHSEMEKIPFAMHGSNLYIRFAVGLERYLMEGSYNKLLTSRKKVPSNEYLPVVEMLEQTVRDEVANCIPQSYIQLPIPAAQRILMVDTEAKVREIGAEREWALSADGTHFVFTREDDTLQKEIPFKEMIEQHINFVADLQNIV from the coding sequence ATGTCCGCCCTCGGTGACTTGTCGATCACCGTGCGAAAGGTCGCAGAGGATGTGAAGGCCTTGAAGGCCGCCTACGAAGCCAAAAACGATGACCAGTGCAACACGCTTCTGGCGGACATCAAGCGTCGCATCATCGTGTTTCCCACCTTCCTGAATCCTGGTGCCGGCAGCAACACCCGGAGTGAGGAGCTGTCGCTCGCACGCGACTATCTTGAGCTTGGCGTCCTGGCCTCGGCGCATCAAAAAGATCTTGCCTCCTTTGAGGTGTACTTCAACCAGCTGCAGCTGTACTACAGCGACATCGGCTCTGATGAGCTGCCAGAGTCCCCACAGTACCTGATGCTCCTCGGCCTGAACCTCATCCGACTCCTTGTGTGCAGCCGCATTGCTGAGTTTCATTCCGAGATGGAAAAAATCCCGTTTGCCATGCATGGCTCGAACCTGTACATCCGCTTCGCCGTCGGGCTTGAGCGGTATTTGATGGAGGGTAGCTACAACAAGCTCCTCACCTCACGCAAGAAGGTGCCGTCGAATGAGTACCTGCCTGTTGTGGAGATGCTGGAGCAGACGGTGCGCGACGAGGTCGCCAACTGCATTCCTCAGTCATACATTCAGCTGCCGATCCCAGCCGCGCAGCGGATTCTCATGGTGGACACAGAGGCGAAGGTGCGCGAGATCGGCGCGGAGCGGGAGTGGGCGCTGTCCGCAGACGGCACGCACTTTGTGTTCACGCGCGAGGACGACACACTGCAAAAGGAAATCCCTTTCAAGGAGATGATAGAGCAGCACATCAACTTTGTCGCCGACCTGCAGAACATTGTGTGA